A region of the Apus apus isolate bApuApu2 chromosome 10, bApuApu2.pri.cur, whole genome shotgun sequence genome:
CTAGTCTTTACCCATAATCCCAACAGAATGAGGTTTAAATAAGGAAATACATCAGTCCATTTACCAAGATGCACTGTCCCACTGCCTGTGTTTTAGGTCAACTGGAAGCTTCTTTTTTGAGTTTTTCTAAAATCTCATCTGGCGTCATCGGTACCAAAATCTTCACCAGTTTTTCACGTGATTTACCACCCTGGtttagacacacacacacaaaaatatctttcagaGAATCACCACCAaacacacagtaaaaaaaaaatctcaatgtAATGTAAACATATCAGGTACTTCAAAAAGAAGTCTTAAATTGTGGATATGCAGCATTAACAGCAGTAAGAGAGAGTTCACCATTGTCCTTTCTAGttaaatgaaaggcaaaaaacccaatGTCTTATCTACTCCTCTTTTAAAATTGGATACAGTACCCAGAGCATGCCCTGAATTGATGCTTTTTTATAGGTTAGATCAAAAAGTGAGGAGTGATGTTTCCATAATTCACTTGTATTGCCTAGAAGCAAGACTCCAactgatttgcatttttttttttaaagtgtgtatGATATGTTAGGTAACTGTACTTTCAGATCTTTCTTCAGAGTTGTCTCCCACAGAGTATTAGTTACTCTTAATCTGAGTGCTCAGGATGATAACGTCAACTAAATGAAACCACATCATATATAACCTAAAAGACATTCAAATTCATAGAGAAGTTATTTGAAATATGACTGAcctgtttttttattactgaaaaaaaataaatggctagTGGCAAACCTGCAATGTCATTTCATATTGCCTGAAGACACAACTTTGCTAGTATTCAGGAAAACATGAGAAACAAGTTGCTTGTTAATCTGCAAAAAGCTTGAAAAGCCCATGAGGAACatcttgaaggagaaaaaaagtctttatcacacagaaatacagcatgaaatttaaaatgaaaaaaatagatttttgaaGCAATCTAGCCAACTGATGATAAAAATCAAGGCCCTTGCACAGAAATCTGGTAACCTCTCTCTTATACTGGATAATTTCCCCCCAGTTTCCTGATTCTGATTGGTTTATCATAAAGCAAGTAGCACATAAGAGAACAATCAGTACCAAAAATCACTTGCTGTTTACACCTAGAAGAtcaggatgggaaaaaaaaataaaaaaaatcaaagccacaGCTAAAATACAGACTTTACCACaatgagaaaaaacagcagcttgtgaaaaacaaacacttgcATGGAATTATTTGGACACCATAGCTTGGAACAACTGGGTCAAGAAAGTCAGACAACACTGGCCCCTTTTATGTTCAACTCTTCTCAGCAGTAATGAGAATAATCTTGTTAAACCTGAACACGCCTTTAAGGTAGGGAAACAGCATTATCTGTAacctttgattaaaaaatgaagcagtttgTCCCTgattcaggaaaaacaaaactcaaatcTTCACACCTCTACCCTTCAGCAACACAGTTCATGCTCAGTTCAGTGATCACGTCATGTATGACTTTTAATTTAACAAACTACTACAACTACTACATTTAAACCActagacaaaaataaaaagcccagATTTTCATTATGCTCTTACATgcataaaatataaatgaacATGGTTGGCAAGACTGACTTTAAGCACAATTAACTaataaaccaaattatttattcagtGCAGTGACCAAAAGAAGCAGCTTCTGCTCACTGAAGTCAAGACATGTAAATTCTAACACAGGGAAACTCCTGAGGCCCAGCTGCAGTCCCAGTACTTACACATGCTCTTGCTTAAATGTGACATTTAATGGTCAGAAAAATGTCATACAAATGCAAAAgttacttcagaaaatgaaagaaaagttcTTGATGAAATGCACAttctctgcaaagcacaaatgTTGTGAACTACACTTGACAtgagaacaagaaaaatctctgaagaACACAGAGAACATGAACCACACAAATATGAACAATACGTAATTATGAGAATTGTTCTGATCAAGATCAGCTGTAGTTTCTCCTGCACTAGGTTTGCTCTCAATCGTTCCATTAACCCAAGTAAAGACCTTTCCAGTGTCTTTTGGACTGAACTGAGCAGCTCCCTGTACTCAGCATCTTGCATTTAAACTGCAGTAGggaaagactgaaataaaacagaaaaaaggcagtACCTTCTCTAAAACAACTTCACTCTTCTTCACATCCAGCACCTTCGAGAGGTAGCGACACAGCTCAGCATTTGCCTCCCCATCCGACGGGGGTGCAGCAACAGCTACCCCTACTGACTCGGCTGTCACATCTAGAACAAACGTTTTAAGGATTTTATGCTCAAATACTTAAAACATCTCGTTATCGTCTCCTAAAAAAATGAACGTTTATGCTTTCAGAAGCGTTTTAATTTCAATCCAAATACACTCATAGATTAGCAGCTCTGATTTGCACGTAAGCAAGCCCAGGTCTGCAGAGGGAGGACACGTCTGTTGGGTCGAACTTTCACAGCTCCAGTACAACACACGATCCAGAGAGATTCACCCCGTGCTCGCTGCACCCCCTGGCGCCACCGCTCCTCTTTTACAGCTGCGAGGGCAGAGACAAGCTGTAGGGCTCTACAAAAACCAGCTTCCCCGCTCCGCTCCCGTTACTGGCGGTAAGTCCTCAGGGCACAAGACGCGATCGGAGGCCCCGACCCCGCGTCCAGCGCGGGCCCCGAGCGCGGAGccgccccagcccggcccggcggcgggaAACCTCCCCCGGGCGCCCCTCCCTCCCGGGGCCGGCCCGCCGCACCCACCTGTGACAGCGCTGCAGCGGGAGCCGGGCTTGGCGCGAACCGCCACCCGCACGCAGCCGTCGCTCCCCGCCACCACCGGCCCCGCGGCGGTGCCCGGTTCCGCCGGCCCCTTCCCGGCTCCTTTTCCCTAAACCAGAGGAACAGGCTCGGTCACCGCGGGCACCCCCTgcccgctgcccgcccgggcCTCCCGCCCGTACCTTGCGGGACatggccccgccgccccgcaccggCGCCCGCAGCCGACGGAAGCCGGCAAGGCCCAACATGGCGCGGCGCCGCCAGCAGGCGACGGAAGCCGGCAAGGGCCAACAaggcgcggcccggcccggtgCCCGCCCTCGGCTGCCGCCGCCCGGGccggcgggccgggccccccGGGCCGGGGCCAGCGGGCTCCGGGACAGGCCCCTACGGCAGAAAGAGCCGCGCTCGGGAAAGAGCGCTGATCAAAGGCTGCGCACGGCGGGTGGTCTGACCCACAGGGCTCGTTCTGCAGAGCGCGTGTTGAGACCCAAGGCCCGCACGGCTTCGCTGCGCAGAAACGGGGAAAGAggagggattatttttttttctcctgtgttctcAAATTAGTACTTTACTATATCCTTTGTGTACAGGGTTTTGTACACGAGTGAGCTGTACTAGTACACTGCACATGTTGCAAGACAATACTATATACATCCATCCCGTGCACCCAGGTACTGTATGCAATCTGCAAACCCCTCCTGAGTTGATACATTTTCTTataggcacacacacacatatatatatatattatatatacacacagtgGCTATTTCCATAACCAGCTCTATGTTCCAAAGCAGCCCTTCTGAATTAAGTGAGATTCTGCAAAGATCTGTTTATTGCTGAATTTGACTTAGTGTTTCTtcagtgcagctgctgcctgccttctccCTGGCACGTCCCAAAAGCCAAGGTGACAGCAGAAGGAATCCAGCTTTGCTGATGCACTGCAAAAACGTACAGTAGCAATTCGTGTCCATAGTCATTCCAAGGTCGTTTTGGAAACAGGCATAGGCTGGGACCACAACAGCAGCTTTACTGTCACTCCAGGACAGGAGAAGTTCATGACagttcttccagtttgaaaaatgaattttactacatgaaaaatgaagaggcaaaaattcaaagcaattttGACAAGATACTATTTAAAACAATCTTTTCAATATACAGAGCACTTACTCCACTTGAAGAGGAAAAGCTAAATTACATTCTGCCAATAAATATGCAGAGAAAAGAGCTTGTCTGGTACCGCTCAAACAAGTaacttttgttttccacatgttCCTGTACTTCTTTCACAGAATTTTTAACTGCCACCAATAGTGAGCTGAAGTCCACAGATACACTGACACATTTGAGATGATAATGTGAaattatgtataaaatattatttctggtATCTGTCCATCTTCTATTGATGTACCATTGTTGTTACCTGGTGAACTATAAAAGACAAAGCATGTTTTGCTAGCAGTAGGAGATTCGTGGATCACTTTCTTCAACCCTTTTGTTCCATAATGGGAATCAGGACCCTGAAAACATCAGAAGAGATCAGCAATGAATGGGTGTGCAGCAAGACCCCTAACATGTTGAACTCCAAACACTTACTGACTTaggttattttaattataaaggTCTTTTGTACCCACATCATAAGATATACACAAAATTCACAGACAAGAAGCAAGTGCCCTATGTctaaataacaacaaaaaccctCCCTGACAGCAGACTTAAACCACTTGGATTTTAGCCAACTAGTAATGAATAGTATTTCTCCTTGTCATGCAGGTTGTATATATTCTCACTTAGTTCCCTGCCTTGGCTTCTTTTAATGTGTTCCAACAcactcaatttttatttctgtaaaggcaattatatttaaaataatattaaatgatttttgagaaaacattaaataaatttgTCCATAACATTAAGGGGAGACTTTCCTTGAACAAATAATTCTTTCCTATATTTCAGCAGTAGCATATAAAAAGTGATTTAAGAAACCCTTTCCATTGACTCTAGCTAGTGGTTAGAATATCCTTGATAAAAGAAGTAAAACTTAAATTTTGACAGCTGCTAGATGAAAATTTTGGATGGTGTTTTTGCTCACACAAAACCACCAGCTTCCATCTGGACTCATTCTAACTCTTACACCAGGCCAGAAAACTGGCAGGCACAAAGGATCCAGTTAGGAGTTCTGTGGCACAGAAGAGAGGAAGCAGTCTTGTAAGTTGCTGTGGAGTTGAACTATGGTGTTATCactacacttaaaaaaatcaatttgagATGTAGAAGACATTCTCCCATCAGAAGACAGTAAGAGAAGAACTCTTGCATCAAAGTAACATTTCCTTCTGTACTGTTAGGTGCTCTTACTTTCAGTGTTGCACAAGCTGTGTAGCAAACTGTTGGCAAGATCTCTATAGGTTCCTTGAACATAACTCTGAACGTACTGGCCGTTCCATCACAACTAAATCCAGTATCATTTTGTCCTAGTGTTTGATTCTTCTCATAATCAATTATCTgtataaaaacatgaaaatagcATTTTTGGGTTTACAAGCTTGACAAAGATTCTTATAGTACACACATTAGATTTGCTGATCTTCGTACACCTGCAGCTCACATGAGGGAAGCACATTTGTGGCTGTGGTTAACTTAGAACATCAGTTTTTAACAGCTAATATAAGCAGTCAATGATACATTCTTAAAAGAGAATGGAAATGTGTGCTGCTATGTCTTACACATATAGACTACACATTATTTCTTTTGCCTTTGATTTTAATGGTGAATAGGAATCACTAAGATGTTGTAATAGCAGATACCTCACTTCTCATTTTGGATAGTAACCTTGATCCATGCTGCCAAACATCACTTGCAGTTGGATATCAGAGCTTTAGAGTTACATGAACATTTCTCATGATAACTGCACTAATgagaatcttaaaaaaaaccctagtaTTATTAAATGTccatataatttttaatgttgcaCAAATGAAATGAAGCCCTATTTTTTACTCCAGCCACAATCAATAGAAATTACAATGCTGAAGTTAAAACCCTTTCACATAAAAGACCTCTTTCCAGTATACATTATCACTGTTTTAAGACCAGTATAAGATGTTTAACTCTCTGAAGCTCTGCTAGTACTGATGCAGGTCCAAAAAGAAAGGTAGAGACACAAGACTTAGACACCCATCTGAAAAGACTGTGACAAGAAAGTTTCAGACTTAACAGGAACTGGGGATACTTCCAGATTAAAGAGGAGATGTATAAAATGGATGCCCTTCATCTGAACCATAAACGTACATTAGCTTTCACTTTGAATAAGGAGCATGTTTTTTCAAGTGAAACTCTAGATCATTCCTTTTTTCAAGCCTTTCTTCAAGGCTTTTGTTTGCCTTGTAAGAACTAAATTCTTTGCAGATGAAATAAATTCAGCAAGCATGCTGAGGGAGCACAAAAAAATGCTCTCATCTGCTAACAGGAATTTAGGCAAGATGATCAAACAAGAGTTAATGCAAAGTAAACATCACCAGATATGTACAGTATAGCTGCTAGGTTCTCAGCATCAACTCCTTTGTTCTAAAGATCCAGTCTAGTGTGTGCTACTTTTTTACATGGATTTATGgtttgagaaaacaaaactgatgcCATTTCAAATCAAGGAGTTTGAAAGTGAGCTTTTAAGCTGAGGAATGTGGAAGAGCCAACAAGTTCCTTCCAGATTTCATTCCACATACATTCTCCAGATACAAAATTCCTATCCTTAAGTGCAGAATGGTCAGAGAATGTTAATCATCAAATAGGAAATAGAAGAAAGATAAACTGTCATTTAAATAGGATGCCCATAAATGAACCAAAACAGCAGTTCCAGCACATACTAGAAGCCTGTGAAATTATACAGGGACACTAAGAGTTTCTGTCCCTAAATGAAGTCACAGATTCTTCTTTCACAAGATTTCCCACACCCCTAATAAATCAATGTGATGTGATAGTAACAGGTTATGAAATACATAAGAGCAAAACTGCCAGTCACAGAATGCTAGTACCTTGTTAGAAAGCTTAGATTCAAAACTTATCTCAGtaagaaagataatttaaatgGTCTGAAATTCAAtacttaataaaaatacagtgctGGATCAATATTTTTATAAGACAATCCTGACTACAACATGCTAAGAGACCAAACAGGCTACAagagcaggaaataaaattttagtaGTGTCTTCATTTACCTGCTCAGACTGGTCAAGTGTCATATCAGGACACGAAGCATAGGTGACATTTTTAGATGCTATCACTGACCATTTCACGAGCTTGCTAACCAATTGCTCAGTAGGAAGAAACACAACCCTTGATTTGGTATTGAGTGATGAGTAGGATCAGATTCAAAATTTCATAATGGAAACACTATGTAGCAGTGTCTATAACATACTTAGAGTCAACACTCCCACATgaacaacaaaagcaaatctACCACAGCTGTGCTAAAtttcaagaagagaaaatgagaaagcttGTTCAAAAGAAGCTAAAAGGAGCAATTAAGAGTATCAAATCCCTATAAACAGCATGCAGATCGCTGAAGGACATCACATGCCAAAAAACAGTGTCAGTACATATCCCCTATCAGGAAAGGCttgagaaaaggggaaaaacctGGCATGGCTGATCAGCAAGAGGCTATtccaggaaacaaacaaaaaaggtcaTCCTATAGAAAAATGACATTGTATCCAGATTAAAATAGAAAGATTTAAACTGAcagattaaaatgtaaaaaatgcaattaaaggTGAAAAGAACATTTAGGAACAGCTATCTGAAGGCATAAAAAAGCAGCCTTAAATCATTCTTTCAACACAGCAGTAGCAAAAAGCCGTATGGACTGTCTTGTGAGCTAAGCAGCATGAAGATATTGtaactgagcagcagcaaggtAAGGTCTTCACACAGGAGCCTGGAGAACAGCAATACAAGTAAGTAATTTACCAGCAGAAGAAACCGGAGAGATTCCCATGCTGGGACGTTTTCAGCAAACCTAAAACGGAACTTCACAGAAGTGGTTACTGTAGCAGTAATATACAACTTTCTGCCTAAGACTGAATCAGTAGCAAATAAGATGTCAATGTTTCAAAAAAGCTCTGGGCAAGGACAAGCCTCTAAGCCCCAGCATGCATACCAGGGGAGGTACGAATGTCATGAACAGCCAACTGGGTCAGAAAAATGGTCCAGGATGCTCCAACAGTGTCAAGAGAAGATGATGCCGAGCACACAAGTCTAGGCTCTGCTGTCCATAGGCCAGCATCCACACCTGTTCTACATGGGGTGCTACAGTGCACATCCCCCTTCTGGAATCTTCTAAGAGATCTGCTGTTGATGAAGGAACATGTTCAAATGCCACCAAATTGCAGACATGATATCCAGTTCTTCTGGCAGTATGTTCAGTATCCTTGGCATTGAAAAAATACTCTTACCTGTTTTGATCTTCCGTGAGTATCAGTAAATCCTCTAATATTCTAAGCTGCATTTACCTTATCCGTTGCCCTTGTGATTTTAGAAGCATTGCTCACACCTCCCCAGAGCTTTTTTCCCTACAGACTGAAGAGTCTTAGCTTTTTTGGTTTCTGTAAAGTAGCAGCTCTGTCCCTTTAATCATGTTAACTACCATATTCCCTACCTTCTAATTCTACTGAGAGAGATGGGAACTGCACAAAATACTCAAGATGTGGGCACACCTGGCTTTGATACAGCAACACAATGTAACCTTCAGTCTTGTTTTCAGCTTCTTCCTGATGACACGGTGGGCTTTTTTAGCAGTCACTACGCGTTGTGTCACTGATTTCAGAGAGCTGTTGATCAAAGATCTCTTCCTTAATTACTAGAAACTTTATTAAAGGGTAGACTTTGTGCACAACTGGACAGATTACAAAGCTATGAAATTCATCAGCAGAAAGCTTACAGGAATTCAAGGTTAGACTGGAGAAGTAACCTGAAGAAAAATTCACCAGGAGCtatgaaaaagagaaactaaATCCACCTCAGAAAATGCTTATACTGACTGcagaacacagcagaaagggaaaatttAATCTTTTTCGTACTTTTCTCTAGTCATCTGCTTATGACCACTGCTGGGGACAAAACACAGGCTAGATCCTGGCCTATCAGACCCTCTCCTACCCAATTAAAATATACAACAAACCTTTTGCAAGGACTACAAGTGTAGTTTCTGCATAAGCCTCTTTAAACAGCATATACTGTACCTGTATATTAACTTGATAGTCTGTGGGTCCATGAATAGATCCATATAATCCAAATCCCACTATAGAAATTCTTCTATTAACTGTGAACCTAGTATGACACAAACCAAGAAAGGAACTTAAAAAATTGTGACAGGTGTGTTACTTAATTCCCTGTCAAGTAGGAAAAAGATTCCCACTGAAGAGTAGGGAAGTAAACTAAAGTGACATTACATTGAtactttttttcagtaacaCTTTCTAATTAGATTTCAATAGTAAGAAAAATTCATTATAAGGTATCAGCTTTATAGGTTAAAACTTTGCTAATCCCCCAAGATACTCAGTAtcactaaacaaaaaaataacctggttcttttgaatacctccaaagtaaaacagaacaagacttggtattttaaaaaggaatgtgCATCTAACATGCAATCACTCTAAAACGCTCCCAGTCCTCCTGAACTTTTTTATTTGGTACTTTATGCTTTATGTCAGCAACAGCCTAAGttattttataaaaaggaaaaggtcaAACATGCCCAAACAGAACCAGCACCTTGTTACTGTATCTTATGCCAAAAAGTCAAAGTTGAGCAACatgttccttttcttcccacacTCCTCTGTCTCTCCTCCAAGTAGTTTCAAAAGCCATACCTAATCCGATCACTTGTTCCACTGTAGCCCCAGCGACTCTCCACTTGCTGGAACCTGTTAATGCTGCACTCTTTTCCTCTAAGGCAACACCTTGGTCGATCAATATAATCTACTTTAGGTTTAGGATTGACAGTAAAATGCAGAAAGAGATTTACTACTTCCCGATCTGACAAGATTCCAGACTGAGCAGGGCCTgtgaaaagaaacaaccaaGATGATTCAAATAATTACTCCAACTGTTGAATTTAAACCACACACATTTGCAAACTGGGGATGAGAACAGTATTTTCCAAAGGCCAGAGAATATTCTGCagaatgttttgctttcatttatgCATAGTAACTTCTATTAGCATGGTACTAGTAACAGAACAGAGTGTTAAGCTCCTCAACACTCACAGGTGAACAGTGCAGGGCTATGGTCTAACAACAAGACAAGGAACCCCAAAACTCACCTGCTGCAAACTCTTCAATAGTCATTAATGGAAAACGGATTAAGGAAAGAGCTCTTCCAaggactttttgtttgtttccaaatgTCACAGGCAGTTGTTGTCTTTGACATTCTGCTTCTGCCCAGCGAACAACAGCTCCAAAGAGTCTGCTCTCTCGAATACTAAGGGTATCTCTTTCTAGAACTGCACATAGTGtgtctagagaaaaaaaaggtagatttagacCAGTTTTCATCCAAACCTGTAACACTGCTACACATTAATCTTCAAGTGTTAAGTAAACACTAAGAACATCCCTAATAAGAAATCTCCCAATGGTATATAGactctaaaaataatttttttgctatgaagacaggataTGAACTTTCTTCTTGATTCCTAGGAGTGTGACTATCTATAATTTATGTAGTGACAACCAGTATCCTAAAGAATTTCCAGAGGtaggaaaagatgaaaatggGAAGTGAGCAAGCAGTGAATACACACTActaaaaaaacaagttaatCATGATGACATTGCCATATTCTCCTCCAAGTAGCCACCTGACAATCTGGATCAACTATAGACACAAACAGCAGTGGTGCACACAAAACCAGTTTAAAGATACATGAAAGTGATCCTGAACATTGACGTATTTGCCACCCACAAAGCCTGAAGGTGGAACACAGGAGGTGAGGCAAGGTCCTCACATGAGTTTTACAAAACTCAGTTGTCATGTATTATTAATTCTGGAATTTTCTAACTACCAGGTATGCAAAAGTTAGTTTATCATAGAAcacaagcctgaaaaaaaaacacaacattttcaTATTCTGaatcttctgtcttctttggGAATCTTTATATGCCCTGAATTTAAGCAAGGCATATTTGTGATCATAAAAAATACCATATTGGAAAGTCAAAACAGTTTGGGACTTACAAAGAGTAGAGATGAACACTCACAGTCTGGGTACAAATCCCACAGAACCTGAGTTCTCTATATTTCTactatatatctatatttctcTATATATCTACTCTATAATTCCTTTAAGCAGGTGGAATACCTTCCTTCAGCCTGCATTTTTTACACAGTCTAGCTGAATTGGAGTAAAATCTTAGACACATACAGTAACAATGAAATTGAGTAAGCAAATTTGCAACTACTACCTTTTCAGAAAAGATGAAACATAGAAATCAAcagcttagattttttttttttaaaagcagatttcataAATTGTACCTGATCTgtgcaacaacaaaacaatgaTTCTTGCTACACATGAAAAGCAGGTGTGGATGCCTCTGGGACCAGGCACAACACTCAGCAAGTAAAAACTCTGGCTTTAATGAAAGTGTGGTGTTACCATAATGGGAGCCCCAGGACACCAACACTAATCAAATGGGGACCCAATACAGTGAAATCCTGCTTAGGAATGAAGCTCAAAGGAAAGCACTGCAGGGATGGCTAATAAAACTTGCACTGAGTAACATATCATACATATGCAACATACTGTTTTGCTCATTAGCAAACCTGCTGATATGACACAGGTTCTGTTGTTCAAATTCCGAGATCTGCAGCTGGCTGTTGCACTGCTGCCCGTGCAAAGGTGGTGCAGATGAGGGGGAAGTGAACTACCCCTGGTTACCATGACAGGGAGAGAAGATGCACTTGGGACTCCACATACTCAGGCAGGGAAGGTGAACTATCCTGGGTTACCATAACGATGTCTTCTTGCACCCTGCAATTCCCTTCAGGAGTTTAGTGCTTAGGACATACGGAGTAACTTACCTATATCAATATCTGTAAAGCCTTCTGCACTTATTGCATCCATAGTACTTTTGTCTATTGTGTCAAGACAAAGACTAGCAAGCTGAGGTTCATCAAACAA
Encoded here:
- the C10H15orf40 gene encoding UPF0235 protein C15orf40 homolog, with the translated sequence MLGLAGFRRLRAPVRGGGAMSRKGKGAGKGPAEPGTAAGPVVAGSDGCVRVAVRAKPGSRCSAVTAVKEERWRQGVQRARDVTAESVGVAVAAPPSDGEANAELCRYLSKVLDVKKSEVVLEKGGKSREKLVKILVPMTPDEILEKLKKEASS
- the BTBD1 gene encoding BTB/POZ domain-containing protein 1: MAAAGGAGSGPPLETPAAAAAAAAAATATAEAGAVLQREPLYNWQATKGSLRERFAFLFSNELLSDVHFVVGKGSPRGAAGGALPGPGQQRIPAHRFVLAAGSAVFDAMFNGGMATTSAEIELPDVEPAAFLALLRFLYSDEVQIGPETVMTTLYTAKKYAVPALEAHCVDFLTKHLRADNAFMLLTQARLFDEPQLASLCLDTIDKSTMDAISAEGFTDIDIDTLCAVLERDTLSIRESRLFGAVVRWAEAECQRQQLPVTFGNKQKVLGRALSLIRFPLMTIEEFAAGPAQSGILSDREVVNLFLHFTVNPKPKVDYIDRPRCCLRGKECSINRFQQVESRWGYSGTSDRIRFTVNRRISIVGFGLYGSIHGPTDYQVNIQIIDYEKNQTLGQNDTGFSCDGTASTFRVMFKEPIEILPTVCYTACATLKGPDSHYGTKGLKKVIHESPTASKTCFVFYSSPGNNNGTSIEDGQIPEIIFYT